The Clostridia bacterium genome segment AGTTTCTTTGCCAAAAAACAAATAAGCATTCCGTGGAATTTTCACTTGTGTATAATATTGTTTACCCTGTTTAGTGATTAAAAACAATTCTTTTGAATTAACATTTTGTAGAAATTCCTTTAAATTAGGATGTAAAAAAACATTTAAATGAGACCAATAGTCTAAACCAGCTCGTTTTAAATATTTATCCTCCAGAGAAAAACCTAGAGGTTCTATCAAGTGTAAATTACAACCCGTAACTGCACAGGTACGAGCAATATTACCGGTATTGGCAGGAATCTCCGGCTCAACCAAAACAATATTAAACACGTTTTCGTCCCCTTAATTTTGAGAATAAAAGAATAAGGCTACTACTCCTGGTCCAGCATGTGTACCTACCACTGCCCCTACTTCACCACATAGGATCTCTTGAACTTCCAGTTCATTTTTTAACCTAGTTTTTAACTTTTGGGCATCTTCGGCAGCGGCCCCGTGAAACACAAAATAATGTAAAGGACCATTTTCCTGCCGGTATTTATGAGCTGCTTTAACCATTTGTTCAATGGCTTTACTTTTCCCCCTAACTTTCTCATAAGGAGCAATCAAACCATTTTCAATGGTTAAAACAGGTTTAAGGTTAAGCATAGTACCAAGTAAAGAAGCCGCTTTACCGATTCGACCGTTCTTTTCTAGAAACTCTAATGTATCTACAGCAAAATAAGTTTGCATTTTATTAATCATCATTTCTATTATTTCTAAAATTTGTTCTGTACTCTTTCCCGCTTGAGCCGCTTTAGCTGCCTCTAAAACAACAATCCCCAAAGGGAAACAAACCAAACGACTATCAACAACTATAATTTCCTTTTCTGGAAGCATAGAGGCAGCTATCCGAGCAGATTGTATAGTACCTGATAATGCCCCAGAAATATGTATTGAAATAACTGTAGAACC includes the following:
- the trmL gene encoding tRNA (uridine(34)/cytosine(34)/5-carboxymethylaminomethyluridine(34)-2'-O)-methyltransferase TrmL; this translates as MFNIVLVEPEIPANTGNIARTCAVTGCNLHLIEPLGFSLEDKYLKRAGLDYWSHLNVFLHPNLKEFLQNVNSKELFLITKQGKQYYTQVKIPRNAYLFFGKETAGLPVDLLKAYPERSLRIPMFGDVRSLNLSNSVAILVYEAFRQHDFWGLK
- a CDS encoding DegV family protein, which gives rise to MSKIKIVTDSTADIPKFLLEKYAVSFVPLKVFFGEECYREDIDLSSGEFYEKLATFEGIPTTSQPSPGEFCECYRELTADGSTVISIHISGALSGTIQSARIAASMLPEKEIIVVDSRLVCFPLGIVVLEAAKAAQAGKSTEQILEIIEMMINKMQTYFAVDTLEFLEKNGRIGKAASLLGTMLNLKPVLTIENGLIAPYEKVRGKSKAIEQMVKAAHKYRQENGPLHYFVFHGAAAEDAQKLKTRLKNELEVQEILCGEVGAVVGTHAGPGVVALFFYSQN